In Liquorilactobacillus nagelii DSM 13675, the following proteins share a genomic window:
- a CDS encoding ABC transporter ATP-binding protein has product MANLKVENLAKSYDGKTNILENVSFDVADGEFVSILGPSGCGKTTTLRIIAGLLEQTGGKILVDGEDINKVPVYKRSFGMVFQSYALFPHMTVFDNVAFGLKMRKTTSSEAKKRVTEILKTTGLNDLADRYPAELSGGQQQRVSLARGLVIQPRILLMDEPLSNLDAKLRIQMREEIRNLQQKFKITVLFVTHDQEECFAISDKVLVMKNGRVEQFDTPQKIYHQPATKYVAQFIGYENFIEVDEKLANNRFKTKNFEFTTSEKSTETNFLTIRPENISLIADDQTGNQNELPGKIISAEYLGRDYRYQIKTDLGVFRVDEVSKFQRGFGEKVLLSFPDKYLLPLKN; this is encoded by the coding sequence ATTTAAAAGTAGAAAATTTAGCAAAGTCATATGATGGTAAAACTAATATTTTAGAAAATGTTTCTTTTGATGTGGCTGATGGAGAATTCGTTTCAATTCTTGGCCCAAGTGGCTGTGGCAAAACAACCACGTTGCGAATTATCGCGGGCCTTTTGGAACAAACTGGCGGAAAGATACTTGTTGATGGAGAAGATATCAACAAGGTTCCGGTTTACAAGCGTTCTTTTGGGATGGTTTTTCAGAGTTACGCTTTATTTCCACATATGACCGTTTTTGATAACGTAGCATTCGGTTTGAAAATGAGAAAGACCACCAGTTCAGAAGCCAAGAAAAGAGTTACTGAAATTTTGAAAACTACTGGACTGAACGACTTGGCAGATAGATATCCCGCTGAACTATCTGGTGGTCAGCAGCAACGAGTATCATTAGCTCGCGGATTAGTGATTCAACCACGTATTTTATTAATGGATGAGCCATTAAGTAATCTTGATGCAAAATTAAGAATTCAAATGCGCGAAGAAATTCGAAATCTGCAGCAAAAGTTTAAAATAACTGTTTTGTTTGTTACACATGACCAAGAAGAATGCTTTGCAATCTCTGATAAGGTGTTGGTAATGAAAAATGGCAGGGTTGAACAATTTGATACACCGCAAAAGATTTATCATCAACCAGCGACTAAGTATGTAGCCCAATTTATTGGTTATGAGAATTTTATTGAAGTTGACGAAAAATTGGCAAATAATCGCTTCAAAACAAAGAACTTTGAATTTACAACATCTGAGAAAAGCACTGAAACCAACTTTTTGACAATTCGTCCAGAAAATATCAGCTTAATCGCTGATGATCAGACTGGTAACCAGAACGAATTACCAGGAAAGATAATATCTGCAGAATACTTGGGAAGAGATTATCGTTATCAAATAAAAACCGATTTGGGGGTGTTTAGGGTTGATGAAGTTAGCAAGTTTCAGCGAGGCTTTGGGGAAAAAGTCTTATTAAGTTTTCCAGATAAATATTTATTGCCATTAAAAAATTAA